The genomic segment CAATAGTTTGATAATTATATTGAGGGAAAATAAAAAAAAAGTTTGAAAAATTAAAGATATGTATTTTAAATTGACATAGAAAAATTAATTTAAAATAAATATGAAAGAGTAGAAAAAAAAGGAGCAAAAAAATTTATAAAAAGAGGGATAGAAAATTAAAAACTACACATAAAAAGAGCAAAAAATACACGTTAATTTTCTTGAAAAAATAGAGTATATGCTATACACTTCATAGTAGATAAGTTTATTTGTTTATAGAAAAGATAAGTGGGGATAATAAGGGTATTAAATAAATTTTAAATAATATTTGAGGTGAGAATTTTGAAAAAAACTAAAATCGTTTGTACGATAGGGCCAAAATCTGAATCAGTAGAAATGCTAGGAAAATTACTAGATGCAGGAATGAACATGATGAGAATGAACTTCTCTCACGGAGATTACGAAGAACACGGAAATAGAATAAAAAATTTAAGACAAGTAATGGCTGAAACTGGAAAAAGAGCAGCTATTGTATTAGATACAAAAGGACCTGAAATCAGAACTATTAAACTTGTAAATGGTGAAGATGTAAAAATCGTTGCAGGTCAAAACTTTACATTTACTACAGATAAAACTGTTATAGGAGATGCAACAAGAGTTGCAGTAACTTATGAAGGATTCACTTCAGACTTAAAAGCTGGAGATACAGTTCTTGTAGATGATGGATTATTAGAATTCACAGTTACTGAAGTAGTTGGAAATGAAGTAAGATGTGTTGCTCAAAACAACGGAGAATTAGGAGAAAACAAAGGAGTTAACCTACCTAACGTATCTGTAAATCTTCCAGCACTTTCTGAAAAAGATATTAACGACTTAAAATTCGGATGCGAACAAGGAATTGATTATGTAGCAGCTTCATTCATCAGAAAAGCTGACGACGTAAGAGCAGTAAGAAGAGTACTAGATGAAAACGGTGGACAAAATGTTCAAATTATCTCTAAAATAGAAAACCAAGAAGGAGTAGACAACTTCGAAGAAATTCTTGCTCTATCTGATGGAATCATGGTAGCAAGAGGAGACCTTGGAGTAGAAGTTCCAGTTGAAGATGTACCAGTAGCACAAAAAATGATGATCAACAGATGTAATGCAGTTGGAAAAGTTGTTATTACAGCTACTCAAATGTTAGATTCAATGATCAAAAACCCAAGACCTACAAGAGCAGAAGTAAACGACGTTGCTAATGCAATACTTGATGGTACAGATTGTGTAATGCTTTCTGGAGAATCAGCAAAAGGAAAATATCCAGTAGAAGCAGTTACTGTAATGGCTAGAATTGCTGAAAAAATGGATCCATTAGTAAAACCAACAAATAAATGTGCTAACGAAGAAATAACAATCACTTCAGCAGTTGCAAAAGGAACAGCAGAAGTAAGCGAATCTTTAGGAGCAAAAGTTATAGTTGTTGCAACTCAATCAGGAAGAGCAGCTAGAGACATGAGAAGATACTTCCCAACAGCAACAATCCTAGCTATAACAAACAACGAAAAAACAGCTAACCAATTAATGATTTCAAGAGGAGTAGTTCCATTTGTTGATGGAAATGCAGAAAGCTTAGATTCATTCTTCGCACTAGCTGAAAAAGTAGCAGTAGAATTAGGATTAGCTACAACTGGAGATATCATCGTAGCAACTTGTGGAGAAAGCGTATTCAAACAAGGAACTACAAACTCTGTTAAAGTAATAGAAGTAAAATAATTTTTTAAGAAAAATTTTAAATAAAATTTAAACTATGGTATAATTTTGATAGAACAAAAAAACTAGGAGGTTTTTTAAAAATGACAAGAATAGCTGATGTAGTAGCAAGAGAAATCCTTGACTCAAGAGGAAACCCTACAGTAGAAGTAGACGTAATACTAGAATGTGGAGCAAAAGGAAGAGCAGCAGTTCCATCTGGAGCTTCAACAGGAGCTTATGAAGCAGTAGAATTAAGAGATGGAGATAAATCAAGATACCTTGGAAAAGGTGTTCTTACAGCTGTAAACAATGTAAACACAGAAATCAAAGAAGCAATCTTAGGAATGGACGCATTAGATCAAGTTGCAGTAGATACAAAAATGATCGAATTAGACGGAACTCCTAACAAAGGAAGACTAGGAGCAAATGCAATTCTTGGTGTATCTTTAGCAGTAGCTAAAGCAGCAGCAGAAGCATTAGGAATGCCTCTATACAAATATCTTGGAGGAGTAAACACTAAAGAATTACCTCTACCAATGATGAACATCCTTAACGGAGGATCACACGCTGACTCTGCAGTTGACGTTCAAGAATTCATGATCCAACCAGTTGGAGCAAAAGATTTCAAAGAAGCTATGAGAATGGGATGTGAAGTATTCCACCACTTAGGAAAACTATTAAAAGCTAATGGAGATTCTACTAACGTAGGAAACGAAGGTGGATATGCTCCTGCTAAAATAAACGGAACTGAAGGAGCTTTAGACCTTATGGTTGAAGCTATCAAAAAAGCTGGATATGAACCAGGAAAAGATATAACTTTCGCAATGGACGCTGCATCAAGTGAATTCTGTAAAGAAGTAGCACCTGGAAAATTCGAATACCACTTCGAAAGAGAAGGAGGAGTTACTAGAACTTCTGAAGAAATGGTTGAATGGTATGCAGGACTTGTAGAAAAATATCCAATCAAATCTATCGAAGATGGATTAGGAGAAGACGACTGGGCTGGATGGCAACTATTAACAGCTAGACTAGGAGAAAAAGTTCAACTAGTTGGAGACGACCTATTCGTAACTAACACTGAAAGACTTAAAAAAGGAATTGAATTAAAAGCTGCTAACTCAATCCTTATCAAACTTAACCAAATCGGATCATTAACTGAAACTCTAGATGCTATCGAAATGGCTAAAAGAGCAGGAATGACTGCAGTTGTTTCTCACAGATCTGGAGAAACTGAAGATGCTACAATAGCTGATATCGCTGTTGCAACAAACGCAGGACAAATCAAAACTGGATCAACTTCTAGAACTGATAGAATGGCTAAATACAACCAATTACTAAGAATAGAAGATGAACTAGGAGCTACTGCTCAATACAAAGGATTAGATGTATTCTACAACCTTTCAAAATAGTTTAAATCTTAGGGACTGACATTATGTCAGTCCTTTTTTTCGTCACTAAAAACAAAAAAATAATTTTGTAACATAAATGACATATAAAAAGGATAGAATATTAACATAAAATCCTTTTAGAAAATATTAATATTACACACGAAAAATAAAGAGCTGGAGCATAAAATTCAGCTCTTTTTATTTTGACTAAAACTGTAATTTATCTAGCTAAGCTAGGTTCTCTAATATATCGTTAGTTTTACAGCAAAGTACCTTTGCATTAGCGATTATTAGTCAAGTTAAGTTATCTCTATTTCTTTTTTAACATCAATTTGACTTCATGTCAGTGAATAAAGAATCCCTAAGCTCATTCCGTTGAAAATGCAAAACTCGCTTCGCAAGCTTCGCTCAAACACGTTGCATTTTCTTAACTGCATTTCGCTAAGGGCTTCTAATATTCACTTCCAAATTACGTCAACTTGATGTTAAGGAAATAATATTTTTACTTTTTATTAGAATGATAAATTATAGTCTATAATAATCTTTTTACTATTTGAAAAATAAAGAAAAGTATGATAAAATGTATAGAAATAAAAACACAGAGGTAAAATTTATGGTAACAAGAAATAATGTATTTTTAACATCTTCATATTATTACTGCTAATAGAGAATGCAATAAGAATTAAAGTATATATTTATTCTTAAAACATTCTCATTTTGTCATGCAATAGCAGTTAAATAATAATGAGAGATGTATTAATGGATAGAGAAAGCCTATTGATACTGTCAATAGGCTTTTATTTTTCTTTGAAAATATTGGCCTTTGTGATAAAATAATATAGAAAAAATGAGGGAGGATACAGGATGGAAAACGTATTTGATGTGCTTGTAGAACGTGGATATTTAAAACAATTTACTCATGAAGAAGAGATGAGAGAGATATTAGGGAAAGAGAAAGTAACATTCTATATAGGATTTGATCCAACAGCTGACAGTTTACATGTTGGACACTTTATAGCTATGATGTTTATGGCTCATATGCAAAAACATGGACACAGACCTATTGCTCTAGTAGGTGGGGGAACTGCTATGATAGGAGACCCTAGTGGAAGAACAGATATGAGAAAGATGATGACTAAAGAAACAATAGCTCATAATGTTGCTTGTATCAAAAAACAAATGGAAAAATTTATTGATTTCTCAGAAGGAAGAGCTATTCTTGAAAACAATGCAGATTGGTTATTAGGACTTAACTATATTGATTTTATAAGAGATATTGGAGCTCACTTCTCAGTAAACAGAATGCTAGCTGCTGAATGTTTTAAAACTAGAATGGAGTCTGGACTTTCTTTCTTAGAATTTAACTATATGTTAATGCAAGGATATGACTTCTTAGTTTTAAATAAAAAATATGGTTGTACAATGGAACTTGGTGGAGATGACCAATGGTCAAATATGATTGCAGGAGTAGAATTAATTAGAAAAAAAGAACAAAAACAAGCTTATGCTATGACTTGTACTCTACTTACTAATAGTGAAGGTAAGAAAATGGGAAAAACAGCAAAGGGAGCTTTATGGCTTGACCCAGAAAAAACAACTCCACATGAATTCTATCAATACTGGAGAAATGTTGATGATGCTGATGTAGAAAAATGTCTAGCTCTATTAACATTCTTACCTATGGATGAAGTAAGAAGATTAGGAGCTCTTGAAGGAGCAGAAATTAATGAAGCTAAAAAAGTTCTAGCTTATGAAATAACAAAAATGATTCATGGTGAAGAGGAAGCTATGAAGGCTAAATCTGCAGCAGAAGCATTATTTGGAGCAGGACAAGATATGAGTAATGTTCCAGCTGTTGAAATATCAGAGGAACAATTAGGAACTGGAATTGTAGATCTATTAGTTGAAAAAGGTGTTATGAAAACTAAAAGTGAAGGAAGAAGACTTGTTCAACAAAATGGATTAAGTGTAAATGATGAAAAAGTAAAAGATTTTGCTATGCCTGTAACAAGAGAACTTTTCAAAGATAATGAGTTCTTAGTAAAAATGGGTAAAAAGAAATTCTATAAAGTAGTTTTAAAATAATCATAAGGTGAGTTTATTGGTTGATGTTATATTGAGAAAGATGGAGGAAAAGGATATTCCAGCTCTATATGAGAATATTCATTTGAATTATGTAAAAAAGTACTTCCCTGACTCTGAAAAGGAGCAGTGGGAAGCTCATAAAAGATGGTATAGTTTTGTTATCAACTCTCCATCATATCTTTTTTATACTGTTGAAAGTTTAAGTAGAGAATTTTTAGGAACAGTAAAATTTGAATTGGAAGGAAAAAGAGAAGCTGTAGTAAGTGTGTATCTTGTAAAAAGTATAAGAGGGAAGGGATATGCTGAAACTGTACTTCTCAATAGCATCAATGAACTCACTTTTGAAAAGCCTCAATTAACTAAGATTTCTGCCTATATATTGGAAGAAAATGAGATTTCACAAAAAGTTTTTAGAAAAGTAGGATTTCAGAGAAAAAAATTAAAAGATTTTAATGGAACAGAACATATCTTATTTGAAAAAAAATTAAAAACTTTAGAGGGAAAAACTATGACAAAAAAAGATAAAGTAAAAAAAATACTTGAAATATTACATGAAAAGTTTGGTAATCCTAAGTGTGCTTTAGATTATCAAACTCCTTTTGAGCTTCTTGTGGCTGTTATTCTGTCTGCTCAATGTACAGATGTAAGAGTTAATATGGTAACTAAAGAGATGTACAAAAAAGTTAATACTCCAGAACAATTTGCTGCTCTTCCAGTTGAAGAGATAGAAGAGATGATAAAGAGTACAGGATTTTTTAGAAATAAAGCTAAAAATATAAAGCTTTGCAGTGAACAACTTTTATCTGAATATAATGGTGAAATTCCACAGGAGATGGATAAACTTGTAAAATTAGCAGGAGTTGGAAGAAAAACAGCTAATGTTGTAAGAGGAGAGATATGGGGATTGGCAGATGGAATAACTGTTGATACTCATGTAAAAAGATTATCTAATTTAATAGGGCTGGTAAAAAATGATGATCCTATAAAAATAGAAAAAGATCTTATGAAAATAGTTCCAAAAGAATCTTGGATAGACTTTTCTCACTATTTAATTTTACAGGGAAGAGACAAATGTATAGCTAGACGACCTAAGTGTAGTGAGTGTGAGATAAAAGAGTATTGTAACTATGGAAAAAATAAAGATAAATAATCATTTTAATTCTTGACAAACCTAATAAGGAATGATATAGTTTAGTAGTAAGAAATGTAATTTATTTATGGAAATTCAAGGAGAGGATAAATATGAGAGTTTATCTAGATAATAATGCTACTACTAAGATGGACAATGAAGTTTTTGAGGCAATAGTACCTTACTTAACAGAATATTATGGAAATGCTTCTAGTTTACATCTTTTTGGTAAAGAAACTAATAAAGCTATGAATGAATCTAGAGAAACAATAGCTAAATACTTAGGTTGTGAACCTAATGAAATAATATTTACTGCATCAGGAAGTGAATCAGATAACTTAGCTATTAGAGGAATAGCAAGAGCATATAAAAATAGAGGAAAACATATAATCACAAGTCCAATAGAGCATCCAGCTATTAAAAATACATTAAAAGATTTACAAGATGAAGGATATGAAGTAACTACTCTTCATGTAAATAAAGATGGAGTTATTGATGTAGAAGAACTAAAGAAAGCTATAAAAGATGACACTATATTAATAACAGTAATGCATGCAAACAATGAAACTGGTGCATTCCAACCTATCGAAGAGATTGGAAAAATAGCTAAAGAAAATAGAATTATATTCCATGTTGATGCTGTTCAAACTATGGGAAAAGTTGATATTAAACCAAAGGAAATGGGAATAGATCTTCTTTCTTTCTCTGGACATAAATTCTATGGACCTAAGGGAGTAGCAGCACTATTCTGGAGAAATGGAGTTAGATTTGGAAAAGTTCTTACTGGTGGAGGACAAGAGGGAAAAAGAAGACCAGGAACTTCAAATGTACCAGGAATG from the Fusobacterium varium genome contains:
- a CDS encoding tyrosine--tRNA ligase, with protein sequence MENVFDVLVERGYLKQFTHEEEMREILGKEKVTFYIGFDPTADSLHVGHFIAMMFMAHMQKHGHRPIALVGGGTAMIGDPSGRTDMRKMMTKETIAHNVACIKKQMEKFIDFSEGRAILENNADWLLGLNYIDFIRDIGAHFSVNRMLAAECFKTRMESGLSFLEFNYMLMQGYDFLVLNKKYGCTMELGGDDQWSNMIAGVELIRKKEQKQAYAMTCTLLTNSEGKKMGKTAKGALWLDPEKTTPHEFYQYWRNVDDADVEKCLALLTFLPMDEVRRLGALEGAEINEAKKVLAYEITKMIHGEEEAMKAKSAAEALFGAGQDMSNVPAVEISEEQLGTGIVDLLVEKGVMKTKSEGRRLVQQNGLSVNDEKVKDFAMPVTRELFKDNEFLVKMGKKKFYKVVLK
- the pykF gene encoding pyruvate kinase PykF, whose protein sequence is MKKTKIVCTIGPKSESVEMLGKLLDAGMNMMRMNFSHGDYEEHGNRIKNLRQVMAETGKRAAIVLDTKGPEIRTIKLVNGEDVKIVAGQNFTFTTDKTVIGDATRVAVTYEGFTSDLKAGDTVLVDDGLLEFTVTEVVGNEVRCVAQNNGELGENKGVNLPNVSVNLPALSEKDINDLKFGCEQGIDYVAASFIRKADDVRAVRRVLDENGGQNVQIISKIENQEGVDNFEEILALSDGIMVARGDLGVEVPVEDVPVAQKMMINRCNAVGKVVITATQMLDSMIKNPRPTRAEVNDVANAILDGTDCVMLSGESAKGKYPVEAVTVMARIAEKMDPLVKPTNKCANEEITITSAVAKGTAEVSESLGAKVIVVATQSGRAARDMRRYFPTATILAITNNEKTANQLMISRGVVPFVDGNAESLDSFFALAEKVAVELGLATTGDIIVATCGESVFKQGTTNSVKVIEVK
- the nth gene encoding endonuclease III, encoding MVDVILRKMEEKDIPALYENIHLNYVKKYFPDSEKEQWEAHKRWYSFVINSPSYLFYTVESLSREFLGTVKFELEGKREAVVSVYLVKSIRGKGYAETVLLNSINELTFEKPQLTKISAYILEENEISQKVFRKVGFQRKKLKDFNGTEHILFEKKLKTLEGKTMTKKDKVKKILEILHEKFGNPKCALDYQTPFELLVAVILSAQCTDVRVNMVTKEMYKKVNTPEQFAALPVEEIEEMIKSTGFFRNKAKNIKLCSEQLLSEYNGEIPQEMDKLVKLAGVGRKTANVVRGEIWGLADGITVDTHVKRLSNLIGLVKNDDPIKIEKDLMKIVPKESWIDFSHYLILQGRDKCIARRPKCSECEIKEYCNYGKNKDK
- the nifS gene encoding cysteine desulfurase NifS produces the protein MRVYLDNNATTKMDNEVFEAIVPYLTEYYGNASSLHLFGKETNKAMNESRETIAKYLGCEPNEIIFTASGSESDNLAIRGIARAYKNRGKHIITSPIEHPAIKNTLKDLQDEGYEVTTLHVNKDGVIDVEELKKAIKDDTILITVMHANNETGAFQPIEEIGKIAKENRIIFHVDAVQTMGKVDIKPKEMGIDLLSFSGHKFYGPKGVAALFWRNGVRFGKVLTGGGQEGKRRPGTSNVPGMVGMAKALEISYRDMEAEFKREEELRDYFEAEVLKRIPEVVINAKNTKRLPGTSSITFKYLEGESILLSLSYKGIAVSSGSACSSDDLQASHVLLAMGIAPEFAHGTIRFGLGKYNTKEEIDYTLDSLVEVIERLRSISPLWNEYKNSK
- the eno gene encoding phosphopyruvate hydratase, coding for MTRIADVVAREILDSRGNPTVEVDVILECGAKGRAAVPSGASTGAYEAVELRDGDKSRYLGKGVLTAVNNVNTEIKEAILGMDALDQVAVDTKMIELDGTPNKGRLGANAILGVSLAVAKAAAEALGMPLYKYLGGVNTKELPLPMMNILNGGSHADSAVDVQEFMIQPVGAKDFKEAMRMGCEVFHHLGKLLKANGDSTNVGNEGGYAPAKINGTEGALDLMVEAIKKAGYEPGKDITFAMDAASSEFCKEVAPGKFEYHFEREGGVTRTSEEMVEWYAGLVEKYPIKSIEDGLGEDDWAGWQLLTARLGEKVQLVGDDLFVTNTERLKKGIELKAANSILIKLNQIGSLTETLDAIEMAKRAGMTAVVSHRSGETEDATIADIAVATNAGQIKTGSTSRTDRMAKYNQLLRIEDELGATAQYKGLDVFYNLSK